A region from the Acidobacteriota bacterium genome encodes:
- a CDS encoding DUF2752 domain-containing protein gives MTGPITLKTAATAAVFIAAVGVALYVFDPTRHTLTPPCPYLTLTGFACPGCGITRALHLLLHGEVALAFAYNPWAFISGPALAAFALLPSMADARRTVRARTAIAWAMVVVTVAFWIWRNTPGYPFIHI, from the coding sequence GTGACAGGACCGATCACCCTGAAGACGGCGGCCACCGCCGCCGTCTTCATCGCCGCCGTCGGCGTCGCGCTGTACGTCTTCGACCCGACGCGGCACACGCTCACGCCACCTTGTCCCTATCTCACGCTCACCGGCTTCGCGTGTCCGGGCTGCGGCATCACGCGGGCCCTGCACCTGCTGCTGCACGGTGAGGTGGCACTGGCCTTCGCCTACAACCCCTGGGCGTTCATCAGCGGCCCCGCGCTCGCCGCCTTCGCCCTGCTGCCGTCGATGGCCGACGCGCGACGCACGGTGCGTGCCCGAACCGCGATCGCCTGGGCCATGGTGGTCGTGACCGTGGCATTCTGGATCTGGCGCAACACGCCGGGGTATCCGTTCATCCACATCTGA
- a CDS encoding radical SAM protein gives MEGIFPAWGRILRGYQPNLSIELTRECPLRCPGCYAYGDDHLGGDVTLRQMTDLKGDALIAGVLDAVRVHKPLHLSIIGGEPLVRFRELDQLLPQLSAQGLYVQVVTSAVRPVPVAWASIPRLQIVVSIDGLPAEHNVRRAPATYDRILKHIAGHRITVHCTVTRQLVQRDGYLEEFTQFWSENADTRQIWFSLYTPQIGEESDERLRPEDRARVVQTLLDLRTRYPKLRMPKGMIEVYLHPPSSPAECTFARTTMCVSSDLARRITPCQFGGNPDCEQCGCIASAGLDAVARHRLPGGLRVGAIFDASLGIGRAVAKLRQPATGNRQPVAHT, from the coding sequence ATGGAAGGCATATTCCCGGCGTGGGGGCGCATCCTTCGTGGATACCAGCCCAACCTGTCCATCGAACTCACGCGGGAATGCCCCTTGCGCTGTCCGGGGTGCTACGCGTACGGCGACGACCATCTCGGCGGTGACGTCACGTTGCGTCAGATGACCGACCTCAAGGGCGACGCGCTCATCGCCGGCGTGCTCGACGCCGTGCGTGTTCACAAGCCGCTCCATCTCTCCATCATCGGCGGCGAACCGCTCGTGCGCTTCCGCGAACTCGACCAGTTGCTGCCGCAGTTGTCGGCGCAGGGGCTCTACGTCCAGGTCGTCACGAGTGCCGTGCGACCCGTGCCCGTCGCGTGGGCCTCGATCCCGCGCCTCCAGATCGTGGTGTCGATCGACGGACTGCCCGCCGAGCACAACGTGCGCCGCGCGCCCGCGACATACGACCGCATCCTGAAGCACATCGCCGGACATCGGATCACCGTGCACTGCACCGTGACGCGGCAACTCGTGCAGCGCGACGGCTACCTGGAGGAGTTCACGCAGTTCTGGTCCGAGAATGCCGATACGCGGCAGATCTGGTTCAGCCTCTACACCCCGCAGATCGGTGAGGAGTCGGATGAGCGCCTGCGACCCGAGGATCGCGCGCGCGTGGTGCAGACACTGCTCGACCTGCGCACGCGCTACCCGAAGCTGCGCATGCCGAAGGGGATGATCGAGGTGTATCTGCATCCACCCTCGTCGCCCGCCGAGTGCACGTTCGCCCGCACCACGATGTGCGTGTCGTCGGACCTGGCACGGCGGATCACGCCGTGTCAGTTCGGTGGGAATCCCGATTGCGAGCAGTGCGGCTGCATCGCGTCAGCAGGTCTTGACGCGGTCGCCAGGCACCGCCTGCCAGGCGGCCTTCGCGTCGGCGCGATCTTCGACGCCTCGCTGGGCATCGGCAGGGCAGTCGCAAAGCTCCGGCAACCGGCAACGGGCAACCGGCAACCGGTCGCCCACACGTGA
- the msrA gene encoding peptide-methionine (S)-S-oxide reductase MsrA, translated as MRFHDPRELHVPTAAEALPGRDQAMPVPSRHHVLPESLTGPFPDGSATALFGMGCFWGVERKFWQLPGVVSTAAGYAGGHTPNPTYEEVCSGLTGHTEVVRVVFDPRVVTYDTLLRTFWEHHDPTQGMRQGNDVGTQYRSLIGWYDQTQRDAALASRRSDQAALRNAGNRASTTEIVSAPTFYFAEDYHQQYLHTHPNGYCGVGGTGVPCG; from the coding sequence ATGCGCTTCCACGATCCTCGCGAACTCCACGTTCCCACGGCTGCCGAAGCCCTGCCTGGCCGCGACCAGGCCATGCCGGTGCCTTCGCGGCACCATGTCCTCCCGGAGTCCCTGACTGGACCGTTTCCCGACGGCAGCGCGACGGCACTCTTCGGCATGGGCTGCTTCTGGGGCGTCGAGCGGAAGTTCTGGCAACTCCCCGGCGTCGTCTCGACGGCCGCCGGCTACGCGGGCGGGCATACGCCGAACCCGACGTACGAAGAGGTGTGCTCCGGTCTCACCGGTCACACCGAGGTCGTACGCGTGGTGTTCGATCCGCGTGTGGTGACGTACGACACGCTGCTGCGCACGTTCTGGGAGCACCACGACCCGACGCAGGGAATGCGTCAGGGCAACGACGTGGGTACGCAGTACCGCTCGCTCATCGGCTGGTACGACCAGACACAACGCGACGCGGCACTTGCGTCACGAAGGTCTGACCAGGCGGCGTTGCGCAACGCCGGCAACCGCGCCAGCACCACCGAGATCGTCTCGGCGCCGACGTTCTACTTCGCCGAGGACTATCACCAGCAGTACCTGCACACGCACCCGAACGGCTACTGCGGCGTCGGCGGCACGGGCGTGCCCTGCGGATGA
- a CDS encoding BON domain-containing protein: MRRVMTTVAGLLMASLMMGCGKSEAERRAEEAAKAAEAAAKQVQAATADAARQVEAATKSMGQQMEAAGAEMRKSAADMADAAKAGGADAADKMMQAGATAALAAAAATQQAATAMSAAAVKGAVTTALATASGLDASGITVDTSADGRTVTLKGTVKTAAAKALAEKAAKDIAPAATIKNELAVK; encoded by the coding sequence ATGCGCAGGGTGATGACGACGGTGGCGGGTCTGCTGATGGCCAGCCTGATGATGGGATGCGGCAAGTCCGAGGCCGAACGGCGGGCCGAAGAAGCGGCCAAGGCGGCGGAGGCCGCGGCCAAGCAGGTGCAGGCGGCTACGGCGGACGCGGCGCGCCAGGTGGAAGCCGCGACCAAGTCGATGGGTCAGCAGATGGAAGCAGCAGGCGCCGAGATGCGGAAATCAGCCGCGGACATGGCCGACGCGGCCAAGGCTGGCGGCGCCGACGCAGCTGACAAGATGATGCAGGCCGGCGCCACCGCCGCCCTTGCCGCCGCGGCCGCGACGCAGCAGGCCGCCACGGCGATGTCTGCGGCGGCCGTAAAGGGCGCTGTCACGACGGCACTGGCCACCGCGTCGGGTCTCGACGCGTCTGGTATCACCGTCGATACGTCGGCCGACGGTCGCACGGTGACGCTGAAAGGCACGGTGAAGACCGCCGCGGCCAAGGCCCTCGCGGAGAAGGCCGCGAAGGACATCGCGCCAGCAGCAACGATCAAGAACGAATTGGCCGTGAAGTGA